Below is a window of Candidatus Viadribacter manganicus DNA.
CGCAACCCGCTTTCGAATTCGCCGCGCTCGCCGCTCGACACATTAAACAGCACGATATTGTAAGGCCCGCGATCAGCTTTGCCTTTGCCCTGCCCGCGCACGACCACCACGCGCTGCGTTTCACGGACACCAAGCTCGGTATCTTCGAAATCGTACTTCTGCTCTTTGCCGTCCGTGAGCTTCACGAAAAGCCGCATCCGGTTGGTGATGTGCCCTGGTTCGACGTGACGCCGGTCCGCGCCTTCGATCACCACGGTTTCCGAAGTGAGCTGCACATCGATCACATCCCCAGCGGCCACCATCAGCTTGTCCGGCATATGTCCCCTCCGCGAAAGCGGCGCGATGGAGCGCCCTGACGCGCTTGGGGTCAAGGGGAGCGCTTGCGCCCAGCGCCTGAGCGCGGCAGCAAGGACACGAAATGCCCGAACCGCGCCTGTTGATAGATCAAGACCTGCACGCCGGCGCCGAGATCGCACTCGACGAAGCTCAGGCGCGCCATGTCGGCACGGTGCTGCGTTTGGATGTCGGGGGGCATCTTCGCCCCTTCAACGCCCGCGACGGTGAATGGCGCGCGCGCGTCACCGTTCGTGAAAAGCGCGCCATGCGCGTGGTGCTGGAAGCGCAGTTGCGCCAAGCGCAGCCATCGCCGGATCTCGACTTGTTGTTTGCGCCCGTAAAGCGCCACGCAACCGATCTCATTGTGGAAAAAGCCACCGAACTCGGCGCCCGCCGCATCAAGCCGGTCGTGACACGGCGCACCATCGCTGAAACCGTCCGCGTCGATCGCCTCGAAAGCATCGCACGTGAGGCCGCTGAACAAACCGAACGTTTCGATGCGCCGGAGATTTTTGAAGCAACGCCATTGCCGAAGGCGCTCGACGGCTGGGACGCATCGCGTCCTTTGATCTACGCCGACGAAGCTGGCGATGAAGCGGACAAAGCCTGGGGCGGCGCCGCCGGCCGCGCGCGTCCAATCGCCGAGGCGCTTCAGCCCCTAAGCCCCTCTTTGAAAGGAGAGGAAAAGCTCGCATTGCTGATTGGCCCCGAAGGCGGCTTCACGCCCGAGGAGCGGCGCATGCTGCGCGCGCTGCCGTACGTCGTTCCGGTCTCGCTTGGACCACGCATCCTGCGCGCCGAAACGGCGGTGATCGCTGCGTTAAGCGTAATTCAGTCGGTCTGGGGCGACTGGCGCGAGGCGTAACCGCTTGCGGTTCAACGACGAAGCCTTACATGCGCGCCATAAGAGCCAGTGCCCGGGAGGAAAGCTTGGCCGACGTTACAGAGAAGTCTCCCGTGGTTACGGGCTTTGCGGACCTTGTCGCTCATTTGGAGAAAGGTCCCCGTCCCGATCGCAGCACGTGGCGCATCGGCACCGAACACGAGAAGTTCGCCTTCTATCGCGATACGCTGAAGCCAGTCCCCTATGAGGGTCAGAACGGCATCGGCGCGTTGCTGAACCGGCTCGCCGATCGCTACGGCTGGGAGCGCGTGTTCGAGGGCGAGAACGTCATCGCTCTGAAGCAAGGCCTGGCGTCGATCTCGCTCGAGCCCGGCGGCCAGTTCGAACTCTCCGGCGCACCACTCGAGCACTTGCACCAAACCTGCGCCGAAACCGGCTCACACCTGTCGCAATTGCGCGACGTCTGCAGCGACATGAACATCGCGTTCCTGGGCCTCGGCTTTCAGCCGCTCTGGGCGCTCGATGACATCCCGATCATGC
It encodes the following:
- a CDS encoding 16S rRNA (uracil(1498)-N(3))-methyltransferase, with product MPEPRLLIDQDLHAGAEIALDEAQARHVGTVLRLDVGGHLRPFNARDGEWRARVTVREKRAMRVVLEAQLRQAQPSPDLDLLFAPVKRHATDLIVEKATELGARRIKPVVTRRTIAETVRVDRLESIAREAAEQTERFDAPEIFEATPLPKALDGWDASRPLIYADEAGDEADKAWGGAAGRARPIAEALQPLSPSLKGEEKLALLIGPEGGFTPEERRMLRALPYVVPVSLGPRILRAETAVIAALSVIQSVWGDWREA